The Verrucomicrobiia bacterium genome window below encodes:
- the coq7 gene encoding 2-polyprenyl-3-methyl-6-methoxy-1,4-benzoquinone monooxygenase — protein sequence MWNVDELISGVDRLVRVVSGVASASRPNPAVKIPDVQLDDAERRRSAGLMRVNHVGEVCAQALYDAQGAFAKNDELRRQFRQAGREEEDHLAWTAQRLQELGSRVSLLNPFWYAGAYALGAVAARIGDAHSLGFVVETERQVEAHLASHLTLLPASDEKSRAIVEQMRVDEIEHGAAAQSMGAAATPAPVQAAMRAMAKVMTTTAYYI from the coding sequence ATGTGGAATGTCGATGAACTGATTTCAGGTGTGGACAGGCTTGTCCGCGTTGTATCTGGCGTGGCATCCGCGTCGCGCCCGAACCCGGCGGTGAAAATTCCGGACGTTCAGCTGGACGATGCCGAGCGCCGCCGTAGCGCGGGGCTGATGCGTGTTAACCATGTAGGGGAGGTGTGCGCACAGGCTCTCTATGACGCGCAGGGGGCCTTTGCCAAGAATGACGAGTTGCGACGCCAGTTTCGCCAGGCGGGCCGTGAAGAGGAAGATCACCTGGCATGGACTGCGCAGCGCCTGCAGGAGTTGGGATCGCGCGTCAGTCTGCTCAATCCCTTCTGGTATGCCGGCGCTTATGCGCTGGGGGCGGTGGCGGCACGGATTGGCGACGCGCACAGCCTGGGTTTCGTTGTCGAAACCGAGCGGCAGGTCGAAGCGCATCTTGCCAGCCACTTGACGCTTCTGCCGGCATCCGACGAAAAGTCGCGGGCCATCGTGGAGCAAATGCGGGTCGACGAGATCGAGCACGGCGCTGCCGCGCAGTCGATGGGCGCGGCGGCCACTCCCGCGCCAGTGCAGGCCGCCATGCGTGCCATGGCTAAGGTCATGACGACCACTGCCTACTATATATAG